In Candidatus Avedoeria danica, the following are encoded in one genomic region:
- the gmd gene encoding GDP-mannose 4,6-dehydratase — MSRTALITGITGQDGSHLAELLLDLGYNVVGMVRRTSTVNFERIAHIQDRLTLVPGDLLDQYSLVRVLQEHRPAEVYNLAAQSFVKTSWDQPVLTGEVTALGVTRLLDAIRIVDPSIRFYQASSSEMFGKVQEVPQREETPFYPRSPYGVAKVYGHWITVNYRESYDLFAASGILFNHEGPRRGLEFVTRKITNGVARIKHGLQDHIVLGNLDARRDWGWAPDYVRAMWLMLQQDAPDDFVIATGETHAVQEFCEIAFSHAGLDWRQCVRQDPAFMRPAEVELLIGDASKAKAKLGWAPTVSFQDLVTGMVDADMAAVKAANAAVTA; from the coding sequence ATGTCCCGCACAGCGCTGATCACCGGCATCACCGGCCAAGACGGCTCCCACCTGGCCGAGCTTCTGCTCGACCTCGGGTACAACGTCGTGGGCATGGTGCGCCGCACGAGCACCGTCAACTTCGAGCGGATCGCCCATATCCAGGACCGGCTGACGCTCGTGCCGGGCGATCTGCTCGACCAGTACTCGCTCGTCCGGGTCCTGCAGGAGCACCGGCCGGCCGAGGTCTACAACCTGGCGGCGCAGAGCTTCGTGAAGACGTCGTGGGACCAGCCGGTGCTGACCGGCGAGGTCACGGCGCTCGGGGTGACGCGGCTGCTCGATGCGATCCGGATCGTCGACCCGTCGATCCGGTTCTACCAGGCGTCGTCGAGCGAGATGTTCGGCAAGGTTCAGGAGGTGCCGCAGCGCGAGGAGACGCCGTTCTACCCGCGCAGCCCGTACGGCGTGGCCAAGGTCTACGGCCATTGGATCACCGTCAACTATCGCGAGAGCTACGACCTGTTCGCCGCCAGCGGCATCCTGTTCAACCACGAGGGTCCGCGGCGCGGCCTCGAATTCGTCACGCGCAAGATCACGAACGGCGTGGCGCGGATCAAGCACGGGCTGCAGGACCACATCGTCCTCGGCAACCTCGACGCGCGGCGCGACTGGGGCTGGGCGCCGGATTACGTCCGGGCGATGTGGCTCATGCTCCAACAGGACGCACCCGACGACTTCGTCATCGCCACGGGCGAGACGCACGCCGTTCAGGAGTTCTGCGAGATCGCGTTCAGCCATGCCGGCCTGGACTGGCGGCAGTGCGTCCGCCAGGATCCGGCGTTCATGCGCCCGGCCGAGGTCGAGCTGCTCATCGGGGATGCGTCGAAGGCCAAGGCCAAGCTCGGCTGGGCGCCGACGGTCTCGTTCCAGGATCTCGTGACGGGCATGGTCGATGCCGACATGGCTGCCGTCAAGGCGGCGAACGCGGCGGTGACGGCGTGA
- a CDS encoding TatD family hydrolase, with the protein MTQGGRSTSDGGFDRGLYLGPDAATRLRTPSVDRGRASQKDDDTAWSPSDAVDLALVDTHCHLDADAFADDPTTAILGRARRAGVTRLVTIGTDLESSARAVRLARHHHEIWATVGIDPNDLPIDGSVMTEAMLAAVESLACAPRVVAIGEIGLDYYWNRTSHEVQRAAFEAQLGLAARVGMPVVIHSRDADADTVGVLSAWAGGDPWGGHGVGDAMGGVRPLGVLHCFSGDVDLAMRYVALGFLISLSGIVTFKSNAQTHAVARELPLEALVLETDAPYLAPHPHRGRRNEPAYVRLIAEHVAALRGEDVATVARATSANAARLFGWGAI; encoded by the coding sequence ATGACGCAGGGCGGCCGCTCGACGTCCGACGGAGGGTTCGACAGAGGGCTGTACCTCGGCCCCGACGCCGCGACGCGCCTCCGGACGCCGTCCGTGGACCGCGGACGCGCGTCGCAGAAGGATGACGACACCGCGTGGTCGCCGTCCGATGCCGTCGACCTTGCCCTCGTCGACACGCACTGCCACCTGGACGCCGACGCCTTTGCCGACGACCCGACGACGGCCATCCTCGGCCGCGCGCGCCGGGCAGGCGTGACGCGGCTCGTGACGATCGGCACCGACCTGGAATCGAGCGCCCGCGCCGTCCGGCTGGCGCGGCACCACCACGAGATCTGGGCGACGGTCGGCATCGACCCGAACGACCTGCCGATCGACGGGAGCGTGATGACGGAGGCGATGCTGGCGGCGGTCGAGTCGCTGGCGTGCGCGCCGCGGGTCGTGGCGATCGGCGAGATCGGCCTGGACTACTACTGGAACCGGACGTCGCACGAGGTGCAGCGCGCCGCGTTCGAGGCGCAGCTCGGGCTGGCGGCGCGGGTTGGGATGCCGGTGGTGATCCACAGTCGGGATGCGGATGCGGATACGGTTGGGGTGTTGAGCGCGTGGGCGGGGGGGGATCCGTGGGGGGGGCATGGGGTGGGGGATGCGATGGGGGGCGTGAGGCCGCTCGGCGTGCTGCATTGTTTTTCCGGCGATGTCGACTTGGCGATGCGGTACGTCGCGCTCGGCTTCCTGATCTCGCTGTCCGGGATCGTCACGTTCAAGAGCAACGCGCAGACGCACGCCGTGGCGCGCGAGCTGCCGCTCGAGGCACTCGTCCTGGAGACGGACGCGCCGTACCTGGCGCCGCACCCGCACCGCGGGCGGCGCAACGAGCCGGCGTACGTCCGGCTGATCGCCGAGCACGTGGCGGCGCTGCGCGGCGAGGACGTCGCCACCGTCGCGCGGGCGACGTCGGCGAACGCGGCGCGGCTGTTTGGGTGGGGGGCGATATGA
- a CDS encoding polyprenyl synthetase family protein: protein MSGDAAVRMERGLPDVVSNAGMAAGDPLAGVRGDLTRLEAVLSDDSGIEYPLVAELLRYVFAGGGKRLRPALVFLVARLGHADDDAVTSLAAAVETLHTATLVHDDLVDGALLRRGLPALNVRWSPGATVLAGDWLFARAARFAADTNDIGVQHIFARTLQTITAGELRQLFGRRGVPTEGEYTARIYGKTASLFEAATEATAMLAALTEPEVAGLAAYGRHVGTAFQIMDDILDFTGDPDRLGKPVGGDLRSGQVTLPTMLHLATHPTAAPWLTAPGGDEPDAAAVAALVDAVRADRAAITGAHDAARDAVAQAVAHLGALPAGAARDDLAAVASYAVARDV, encoded by the coding sequence GTGAGCGGCGACGCGGCCGTGCGGATGGAGCGCGGCCTGCCGGACGTCGTGTCGAACGCCGGCATGGCGGCGGGTGACCCGCTGGCGGGCGTGCGGGGGGACCTGACGCGGCTGGAGGCGGTGCTCAGCGACGACAGCGGGATCGAGTACCCGCTCGTGGCCGAGCTGCTGCGCTACGTGTTCGCCGGCGGCGGCAAGCGGCTGCGGCCGGCGCTCGTCTTCCTGGTGGCGCGCCTCGGGCACGCGGACGACGACGCGGTCACGAGCCTCGCGGCGGCCGTCGAGACGCTCCACACCGCCACGCTCGTCCACGACGACCTCGTCGACGGCGCGCTGCTGCGGCGCGGCCTGCCGGCGCTGAACGTCCGCTGGAGCCCCGGCGCCACCGTCCTGGCCGGCGACTGGCTCTTCGCCCGCGCCGCTCGTTTCGCCGCCGACACGAACGACATCGGCGTGCAGCACATCTTCGCCCGCACGCTGCAGACGATCACGGCCGGCGAGCTGCGCCAGCTCTTCGGCCGGCGCGGCGTTCCGACGGAGGGCGAGTACACCGCGCGGATCTACGGCAAGACGGCGTCGCTGTTCGAGGCGGCGACGGAGGCGACGGCCATGCTGGCCGCGCTGACCGAACCCGAGGTGGCCGGACTGGCTGCGTACGGCCGCCACGTCGGCACGGCGTTTCAGATCATGGACGACATCCTGGACTTCACCGGCGACCCCGATCGGCTCGGCAAGCCGGTCGGCGGCGACCTGCGGTCCGGCCAGGTGACGCTGCCGACGATGCTGCACCTGGCGACCCATCCAACCGCCGCTCCGTGGCTGACGGCCCCCGGCGGCGATGAACCGGACGCCGCCGCCGTCGCCGCCCTCGTCGACGCCGTGCGTGCCGACCGCGCCGCCATCACCGGCGCCCACGACGCCGCCCGCGACGCCGTCGCGCAGGCCGTCGCCCACCTGGGTGCGCTGCCGGCGGGCGCGGCGCGGGACGATCTGGCCGCCGTGGCGTCGTACGCCGTCGCGCGCGACGTGTGA
- a CDS encoding glycosyltransferase family 2 protein: protein MPEPPGVPATTPRAADEAAAFSANRLSNRLSDRLSDRLSDRFSNRLSNRLSVRLSVAIVSWNVRDLVLRCLSSVFGSHEVTVDVVLVDNASGDGTVEAVREAFPNVRVIANADNRGFPAANNQAFRAMGVLAAERGGTGLSAEGGHKGRPYTDGVASYTMILNPDTEVAPDALALLVDALAADPALAAVGPRLRYPDGRVQPSRFRDPTPLTLLCESTPLAWHWPNNPVARRYHMADVAGDGAQDVEWLNGAALMFRTEALRAAGGFDEGFFLYSEEADLCRRLRDAGWRIRYEPEAEIVHHEGRSSDQVVAARHVHFQRSRLRYCAKHNGRTAAALVRLGVRFEFAVELLLEALKWMIGHKRPLRAGRVRAYWAVIRSI from the coding sequence GTGCCTGAGCCGCCCGGCGTGCCCGCAACGACGCCTCGCGCGGCCGACGAAGCGGCCGCGTTCTCTGCCAACCGCCTCTCCAACCGCCTCTCCGACCGCCTCTCCGACCGCCTCTCCGACCGCTTCTCCAACCGCCTCTCCAACCGCCTTTCCGTCCGGCTCTCCGTCGCGATCGTCAGCTGGAACGTCCGCGACCTCGTCCTGCGCTGCCTCTCGAGCGTGTTCGGCAGCCACGAAGTCACGGTCGATGTCGTCCTCGTCGACAACGCCTCGGGCGACGGGACGGTCGAAGCCGTGCGGGAGGCGTTCCCGAACGTGCGCGTGATCGCCAACGCCGACAACCGCGGCTTCCCGGCGGCGAACAATCAGGCGTTTCGGGCAATGGGGGTGTTGGCGGCGGAGCGTGGGGGGACGGGGTTGTCGGCGGAGGGCGGCCACAAGGGCCGCCCCTACACGGACGGTGTTGCGTCCTATACGATGATCCTCAACCCCGACACCGAGGTTGCCCCCGACGCCCTTGCCCTCCTCGTCGACGCCCTCGCCGCCGATCCCGCCCTGGCCGCCGTCGGCCCGCGCCTGCGCTACCCGGACGGCCGCGTCCAGCCGAGCCGCTTCCGCGACCCGACGCCCCTCACGCTGCTGTGCGAGAGCACGCCGCTGGCCTGGCACTGGCCGAACAACCCGGTGGCCCGCCGCTACCACATGGCCGACGTGGCGGGTGACGGCGCCCAAGACGTCGAGTGGCTCAACGGCGCGGCGCTCATGTTCCGGACAGAGGCGCTCCGCGCCGCCGGCGGTTTCGACGAGGGCTTCTTCCTGTATTCCGAGGAGGCCGATCTCTGCCGTCGCCTGCGCGATGCCGGCTGGCGCATCCGCTACGAGCCGGAAGCCGAGATCGTCCACCACGAGGGACGGTCGAGCGACCAAGTCGTCGCCGCGCGCCACGTGCACTTCCAGCGCTCGCGGCTACGATACTGCGCCAAGCACAATGGCCGGACCGCGGCCGCGCTCGTGCGCCTCGGCGTGCGCTTCGAGTTTGCCGTCGAGCTGCTGCTGGAGGCGCTGAAGTGGATGATCGGGCACAAGCGGCCGCTGCGGGCGGGGCGGGTGCGGGCCTATTGGGCGGTGATCCGGTCGATTTGA
- a CDS encoding glycosyltransferase family 4 protein — MTRVCLVTGEYPPDEGGVADYTRCLADALAAQGVFVDVLTTRRTEPTGAPPARLSSAGGVAVHGVVPSWRWPVLMQLHRAVRTLAPDIVHIQYQTAAFGMHPAINTVPRWLRQFTTVKTAVTYHDLNVPYLFPKAGRLRRFVNLLPARFSHLTVATNAADHAVLAEWGRAWELALVPIGSNIPDAPPPDYDRATFRQANGIADGTAVLVYFGFLNASKGGRDLIDVVEALRGGRRDVRLVMIGGKTGASDPTNAAYLARFEADVTARGLTDAVVWTGHVSPTHVSAWLHAADVAVLPYADGASYRRGSLLAALTHGVPTVTTRPKDSVGDGVGDGAGETARGMDDVADAGKPRPTGSLPPLVDGVSARLVRPGDTEALVAAVRSILDDPVLAARLGEGCAGRRRPLRLGCDRRRAPPVLPRHHRTLEADASGHGRERGMSIVREDPTPRVRPSAAAALGIAAAAALFAALVLAPRATPAPERALAPPAAPTPTPSAPWQPLVDFVVARALDGDALILVERSARGSEGRAGAQAVADAAAAVRGGPRFAVVDALPSTAAAAANRLAAALAAPRVWVAWPVTTAASALPTSGGMPPAVPADDPVRAWLDANGRAVDARIVGAGEGAWAVGAWEHLPSLDGGDYPPVVVPETLGGLELVGWSIAPLPLRAGRAGRVRAAWKVGRDGAPDYRIAFRLVDGAGRIAADFDDPPANRLAPVATWLEADITVVSHDFTVGEAVQPGAYDVAVNAVDPTTGRAVEAGAGRVIGAVTVEGP; from the coding sequence ATGACCCGCGTCTGCCTCGTCACCGGTGAGTACCCCCCCGACGAGGGCGGTGTCGCCGATTACACCCGCTGCCTGGCCGACGCCCTCGCGGCGCAAGGCGTGTTCGTCGACGTCCTCACGACCCGCCGCACGGAACCGACCGGCGCGCCGCCCGCCCGGCTGTCCTCCGCCGGAGGCGTGGCCGTACACGGCGTCGTGCCCAGCTGGCGCTGGCCGGTGCTCATGCAGTTGCACCGGGCCGTTCGAACGCTCGCGCCCGACATCGTCCACATCCAGTACCAGACGGCCGCGTTCGGGATGCACCCGGCGATCAACACCGTGCCGCGCTGGTTGCGGCAGTTCACGACCGTCAAGACGGCGGTGACCTACCACGATCTGAACGTGCCCTACCTCTTCCCGAAGGCCGGCCGACTCCGCCGCTTCGTGAACCTGCTGCCGGCCCGCTTCAGCCACCTCACCGTCGCGACGAACGCCGCCGACCACGCGGTGCTGGCCGAGTGGGGCCGCGCCTGGGAGCTGGCGCTCGTGCCGATCGGCAGCAACATCCCGGACGCCCCGCCGCCGGACTACGATCGCGCCACGTTCCGCCAGGCAAACGGCATTGCCGACGGCACTGCGGTCCTGGTCTACTTCGGCTTCCTGAACGCCAGCAAGGGCGGGCGCGACCTCATCGACGTCGTCGAGGCGCTGCGCGGCGGCAGGCGCGATGTCCGGCTCGTCATGATCGGCGGCAAGACCGGCGCGAGCGACCCGACGAACGCCGCCTATCTGGCGCGCTTCGAGGCCGACGTGACCGCCCGCGGCCTCACCGACGCCGTCGTCTGGACGGGCCACGTCTCACCGACGCACGTCTCGGCGTGGCTCCACGCCGCCGACGTCGCCGTGCTGCCCTACGCCGACGGGGCGTCCTATCGCCGCGGCAGCCTGCTGGCGGCCCTGACGCACGGCGTGCCGACGGTGACGACGCGGCCGAAGGACAGCGTCGGCGATGGCGTCGGCGATGGCGCCGGCGAGACCGCGCGCGGCATGGACGACGTCGCCGACGCCGGGAAGCCGCGCCCCACGGGGTCCCTCCCCCCGCTCGTCGACGGCGTGTCGGCGCGCCTCGTCCGGCCCGGCGACACCGAGGCGCTCGTCGCCGCCGTCCGCAGCATCCTCGACGATCCGGTGCTGGCCGCGCGCCTCGGCGAGGGGTGCGCGGGCCGTCGCCGGCCACTTCGGTTGGGATGCGATCGCCGCCGAGCACCTCCGGTGCTACCACGACATCATCGAACGCTGGAAGCCGATGCGTCGGGGCACGGACGGGAACGGGGCATGAGCATCGTGCGCGAGGATCCGACGCCGCGCGTGCGGCCGAGCGCTGCCGCCGCCCTCGGGATCGCCGCCGCGGCCGCGCTGTTCGCCGCGCTCGTGCTGGCCCCGCGCGCGACGCCCGCGCCGGAGCGTGCCCTCGCCCCGCCCGCTGCGCCGACGCCGACGCCGTCCGCGCCGTGGCAGCCGCTCGTCGACTTCGTCGTCGCACGTGCCCTCGACGGCGATGCGCTGATCCTCGTGGAGCGCTCGGCCCGCGGTTCGGAGGGCCGTGCCGGCGCGCAGGCCGTGGCGGATGCCGCGGCCGCCGTGCGCGGCGGCCCGCGCTTCGCCGTCGTCGACGCGCTGCCGAGCACGGCCGCGGCCGCCGCGAACCGGCTGGCCGCCGCGCTCGCCGCGCCGCGCGTCTGGGTGGCGTGGCCGGTGACGACCGCGGCGTCCGCGCTGCCCACGAGCGGCGGGATGCCGCCGGCCGTGCCCGCCGATGACCCGGTGCGCGCCTGGCTCGACGCGAACGGCCGCGCGGTCGACGCCCGTATCGTCGGCGCGGGCGAGGGTGCATGGGCCGTCGGCGCCTGGGAGCACCTCCCATCGCTGGACGGCGGCGACTACCCGCCCGTCGTCGTGCCCGAGACGCTCGGCGGACTCGAGCTCGTGGGGTGGAGCATCGCTCCGCTGCCGCTGCGGGCCGGGCGGGCGGGGCGGGTGCGCGCGGCGTGGAAGGTCGGGCGCGACGGGGCGCCGGACTATCGGATCGCGTTCCGGCTCGTCGACGGCGCAGGCCGCATCGCCGCCGACTTCGACGACCCGCCGGCGAACCGCCTCGCCCCGGTAGCGACGTGGCTCGAGGCCGACATCACCGTCGTGAGCCATGACTTCACGGTTGGCGAGGCGGTGCAGCCAGGGGCGTACGATGTGGCGGTGAACGCCGTCGATCCGACGACCGGGCGGGCAGTCGAGGCGGGGGCGGGACGGGTCATCGGGGCGGTGACCGTCGAGGGGCCGTAG
- a CDS encoding flippase-like domain-containing protein, with the protein MPQPTARPRPSRTRKALRIAFRVAVSVGLFALIYKQGGKDVVGNVVENLRRSADHPWLLVAAAVMYAGIGTIVRGWRWQALVRPLGYPITLSRASELFMVGTFFNQILPTGVGGDAVKAALLARDARPHGLGGARAVSTVLVDRAVGLLPLLAFGLVALPFTPGVTTSMAVFLACIGVAGVVGLGLLMRADLWWSLAERLPLVGWLVHRPVVARFVGSFAEYGVRALAVALGWGVVFSVLLVGTNAVLGRAVGIDSVSVATWTAVVPIVALSAMLPSIGGWGVREMGYQVVMGALTPPVVADQALAVSILFQAVNLLVSAVGGVLYLLRGDHVAAVVAADGTDVGTDVAAESVEPPGADDAGAV; encoded by the coding sequence ATGCCCCAGCCAACCGCCCGGCCACGACCCTCGCGCACCCGTAAGGCGCTGCGCATTGCGTTCCGGGTTGCCGTCAGCGTCGGGCTGTTCGCGCTGATCTACAAGCAGGGCGGCAAAGACGTCGTGGGCAACGTCGTCGAGAACCTGCGGCGGTCGGCGGACCATCCGTGGCTGCTTGTCGCCGCCGCCGTCATGTACGCCGGCATCGGGACGATCGTCCGCGGCTGGCGCTGGCAGGCGCTGGTGCGGCCGCTCGGCTACCCGATCACGCTCAGCCGGGCGTCCGAGCTGTTCATGGTCGGCACGTTCTTCAACCAGATCCTGCCGACCGGCGTGGGTGGCGATGCCGTGAAGGCGGCGCTCCTGGCGCGCGATGCCCGGCCGCACGGGCTGGGGGGTGCGCGCGCCGTCTCGACCGTCCTCGTCGATCGGGCCGTCGGCCTGCTGCCCCTCCTGGCGTTCGGCCTTGTGGCGCTGCCGTTCACGCCCGGCGTGACGACGTCGATGGCCGTCTTCCTGGCCTGCATCGGGGTGGCGGGCGTGGTCGGACTCGGCCTGCTCATGCGCGCCGACCTGTGGTGGTCGCTCGCCGAGCGGCTGCCGCTTGTCGGCTGGCTCGTGCACCGCCCGGTCGTCGCGCGCTTCGTCGGCTCGTTCGCCGAGTACGGTGTGCGAGCCTTGGCGGTGGCGCTCGGCTGGGGCGTCGTCTTCTCCGTGCTCCTCGTCGGCACGAACGCCGTGCTCGGACGAGCCGTGGGTATCGACAGCGTGTCCGTGGCCACGTGGACGGCGGTCGTGCCGATCGTGGCGCTGTCGGCCATGCTGCCGTCGATCGGCGGGTGGGGCGTTCGGGAGATGGGCTATCAGGTGGTCATGGGCGCATTGACGCCGCCTGTGGTCGCGGACCAGGCGCTGGCGGTCTCGATCCTGTTCCAGGCGGTGAACCTGCTGGTCTCGGCCGTCGGCGGAGTGCTGTACCTGCTGCGCGGCGACCACGTGGCGGCCGTCGTGGCGGCCGATGGGACGGATGTTGGGACGGATGTTGCGGCCGAATCGGTCGAGCCGCCCGGGGCCGACGACGCGGGGGCGGTGTGA
- a CDS encoding phospholipid carrier-dependent glycosyltransferase — MSRRNSRAALLLGAIFVLALALRWWGNRFGLPATYHPDEHQYVDAAVAVLGGDLNPDRFNNPTLLKYVLALVYAVWYAIGRAAGAWPSVAAWQAAVAVDPTTAHVIARGLVGVLGAGTCLVVAAVGRRLRDRTTGLLAAAFLAVAFMHARDSHYAVNDVPAALWTTLAVAIALRVRAGITARARGRDLVLGGVVVGLAAATKYTALVAVLPLGIAWLAAGEIGAGSGDTRNEREGRIDVGLHRLRRIASPPVAAAALALVVVFLAAVPYAVLEWPAFRADVVLLATRGREGFKGLQIDPAPGWVFYLKSLGWGLGWPMLGAAIVGIGRALGRRRADDVIVVVLPIVLWGYLGSQLNMFARFMLPAVPLLCVCAADAVVGVSGVVGRWLGRGREGRSGDGTDRGGGAGDGGDEGGGGWAGFGRRMRRPYAWGVVAMAGVAVGAPSLVAAVRHDVLLGRTDTRALARAWIVEHVPAGATIVLQSGGPELDGLGYEVESVGTLELPERPLDDWIADATDGGRRDAWLVTSSFSTERRLLDREDDAAARAWYADVEGRMEPIAMFRPFAEGVAAPPFVFDQVYGPCMDLWRIDRPGPAISIYPLK; from the coding sequence ATGTCCCGGCGCAACAGCCGGGCGGCCCTTTTGCTCGGCGCGATCTTCGTCCTCGCCCTCGCGCTGCGCTGGTGGGGCAACCGCTTCGGCCTGCCGGCGACGTACCACCCCGACGAGCACCAGTACGTCGACGCCGCCGTGGCGGTGCTGGGCGGCGACCTCAACCCTGACCGGTTCAACAACCCGACGCTCCTGAAGTACGTCCTGGCGCTCGTCTATGCCGTGTGGTACGCCATCGGCCGAGCGGCAGGCGCGTGGCCGAGCGTCGCCGCGTGGCAGGCCGCGGTCGCGGTCGATCCGACGACCGCGCACGTGATCGCGCGCGGCCTCGTCGGTGTCCTCGGCGCCGGCACGTGCCTCGTCGTTGCCGCCGTCGGCCGGCGGCTGCGTGATCGGACGACCGGGTTGCTGGCAGCCGCGTTCCTGGCCGTGGCCTTCATGCATGCCCGCGACAGCCACTATGCCGTGAACGACGTCCCGGCGGCGCTGTGGACGACGTTGGCCGTCGCGATCGCCCTGCGCGTCCGCGCTGGGATCACGGCACGCGCTCGCGGTCGCGACCTCGTCCTCGGCGGGGTGGTCGTCGGGCTGGCGGCGGCGACGAAGTACACGGCGCTCGTGGCGGTGCTGCCGCTCGGGATCGCGTGGCTGGCGGCGGGCGAGATCGGCGCGGGCTCCGGCGACACGCGCAACGAACGGGAAGGTCGGATCGACGTTGGCCTGCATCGTCTGCGCCGGATCGCCTCCCCACCCGTCGCCGCCGCCGCACTCGCGCTCGTCGTCGTCTTCCTGGCCGCCGTGCCGTACGCCGTCCTCGAGTGGCCCGCGTTCCGCGCCGACGTCGTGCTCCTGGCGACGCGGGGGCGGGAGGGGTTCAAGGGGTTGCAGATCGATCCGGCGCCGGGGTGGGTCTTCTACCTGAAGTCGCTCGGTTGGGGCCTCGGCTGGCCGATGCTCGGCGCGGCGATCGTCGGCATCGGACGTGCGTTGGGGCGACGGCGGGCGGACGACGTGATCGTCGTCGTGCTGCCGATCGTGCTGTGGGGGTATTTGGGGAGCCAGTTGAACATGTTCGCGCGGTTCATGCTGCCGGCGGTGCCGTTGTTGTGCGTGTGCGCGGCGGATGCGGTCGTGGGGGTGAGTGGGGTAGTGGGGCGGTGGTTGGGGCGGGGGCGGGAAGGGCGATCGGGGGATGGGACGGATCGGGGAGGCGGGGCGGGGGATGGGGGAGACGAGGGCGGTGGGGGGTGGGCGGGGTTCGGGCGACGCATGCGTCGCCCCTACGCGTGGGGGGTGGTGGCGATGGCAGGGGTGGCGGTTGGGGCGCCGTCGCTCGTGGCCGCGGTGCGGCACGACGTGTTGCTTGGGCGGACGGACACGCGGGCGTTGGCGCGGGCGTGGATCGTGGAGCACGTGCCGGCGGGGGCGACGATCGTGCTGCAGTCCGGGGGGCCGGAGCTGGACGGGCTGGGGTACGAGGTCGAGTCCGTCGGGACGCTCGAATTGCCGGAGCGGCCGCTCGATGACTGGATCGCCGACGCCACGGACGGCGGGCGGCGCGACGCATGGCTGGTGACGAGCTCGTTCAGTACGGAGCGACGGCTGCTCGACCGCGAGGACGATGCGGCGGCGCGGGCGTGGTATGCGGATGTCGAGGGGCGCATGGAGCCGATCGCGATGTTCCGGCCGTTCGCCGAGGGCGTTGCGGCGCCGCCGTTCGTGTTCGATCAGGTGTACGGTCCGTGCATGGACCTTTGGCGCATCGATCGCCCGGGACCCGCCATCTCCATCTACCCGTTGAAGTGA